The following proteins are co-located in the Pedobacter sp. FW305-3-2-15-E-R2A2 genome:
- a CDS encoding LUD domain-containing protein: protein MQENRSSKELMLKKIRKALLEKRDNPYPNLEDTPLYPKSDEMPEIMFAEELTAVSGNFIYCENGLEFIENILQLAEKFNWRKIYCWEPELQRLLSEYEFPFYQTDKDFELAEVGITLCEALIARNGSIMVSNENAAGRRLSIFPHHHIVIARTGQLVLDLKDAFKLIKNKYGDQLPSMISTITGPSRTADIEKTLVLGAHGPKELFVFLIDDFS, encoded by the coding sequence ATGCAAGAAAACAGATCTTCTAAAGAATTAATGCTAAAAAAGATAAGGAAAGCCCTTTTAGAAAAGCGCGACAATCCCTATCCGAATCTGGAAGATACACCGCTATATCCAAAAAGCGATGAAATGCCAGAAATTATGTTCGCGGAAGAGCTGACTGCTGTTTCCGGTAATTTTATTTACTGCGAAAATGGACTGGAATTCATCGAAAACATATTACAACTGGCAGAAAAATTCAACTGGAGAAAAATCTACTGCTGGGAGCCAGAATTACAACGGCTTTTATCCGAGTACGAATTCCCTTTTTATCAGACAGACAAGGACTTTGAACTTGCAGAAGTAGGAATCACCCTTTGTGAAGCTTTGATTGCCCGTAATGGCTCCATAATGGTTTCTAACGAAAATGCAGCCGGAAGAAGACTTAGTATCTTCCCACATCATCACATTGTAATTGCGAGAACAGGACAACTCGTCCTCGATCTAAAGGATGCTTTTAAACTCATTAAAAACAAATACGGAGATCAACTCCCCTCCATGATCAGTACGATCACAGGACCAAGCAGAACCGCCGATATTGAAAAAACATTGGTACTCGGAGCGCATGGACCTAAAGAATTATTTGTATTTTTAATTGACGATTTTTCTTAA
- a CDS encoding ketoacyl-ACP synthase III, with the protein MGEKRNIHSVIIGTGSYIPENIISGDAFLNSTFYDNGVALDKDIHEIINKFTEITEIKERRYIDDNLTSSDMAVIAAQRAVDHAGIDKESLDHIIFCHNFGDVKLGSNRMDILPALAAKVKQMLQIENPDCVAYDLIFGCPGWVQGAIQANYLIQSGDASRVMVIGAETLSRITDAHDRDTMIFSDGAAAVIFEAKSSAEDLGIIAHKTQTYAVNFGSLLTMGKSNNPAETNGNMYLKMNGRKLYEFAVTNVPQVVKKAIDKAEIDIKDIKIVFIHQANGKMDHAIMKRLFKLYDIDTVPDNLVPMSICWLGNSSVATVPTLLDLVWKGNVNGYQINKGDYAVFASVGAGMHINAFVYRF; encoded by the coding sequence ATGGGCGAAAAAAGAAACATACATTCAGTTATTATAGGTACTGGTAGTTATATTCCAGAAAATATCATCTCAGGTGACGCCTTTTTAAATTCTACATTTTACGATAACGGAGTCGCTCTCGATAAGGATATCCACGAAATCATCAATAAATTTACGGAGATCACAGAGATCAAAGAAAGGCGGTATATTGATGATAATTTAACCAGCAGCGACATGGCAGTTATCGCTGCACAACGCGCGGTTGATCATGCAGGAATAGACAAAGAAAGCCTCGATCACATCATATTTTGCCACAACTTTGGAGATGTCAAACTTGGCAGTAATAGAATGGATATCCTGCCTGCGCTTGCCGCCAAAGTAAAACAAATGCTTCAGATAGAAAATCCGGACTGTGTTGCATACGATCTGATATTTGGATGCCCGGGCTGGGTACAAGGAGCCATTCAGGCCAATTATCTGATTCAAAGCGGAGATGCGTCAAGGGTGATGGTTATAGGAGCGGAAACCCTTTCAAGAATCACAGACGCTCACGATAGAGATACGATGATCTTTTCAGATGGTGCCGCCGCAGTGATTTTTGAAGCTAAATCCTCAGCAGAAGACTTGGGAATTATTGCCCATAAAACGCAAACTTATGCGGTTAATTTTGGCTCATTGTTAACGATGGGGAAAAGCAATAACCCTGCTGAAACCAATGGAAATATGTATCTGAAAATGAATGGCCGTAAACTCTATGAATTTGCAGTTACAAATGTTCCACAGGTTGTCAAAAAAGCAATTGATAAAGCAGAAATAGACATAAAAGACATCAAAATCGTATTTATTCACCAGGCAAACGGTAAAATGGACCATGCCATCATGAAGCGTCTCTTCAAACTATACGATATAGACACTGTTCCTGATAATCTGGTGCCAATGTCTATTTGCTGGCTTGGAAACAGCTCTGTGGCAACCGTACCGACCTTACTTGACCTGGTTTGGAAGGGAAATGTAAACGGATACCAGATTAATAAAGGAGATTATGCTGTATTTGCATCAGTAGGGGCAGGAATGCACATAAACGCTTTTGTTTACCGCTTTTAA
- a CDS encoding tetratricopeptide repeat protein produces MSKRKFSYAKYVFLTLFLTCPFSLFANFDFNANCLRAYQNIFELKLTTAKALIANEKKINPNNSIIPLLENYIDYFHLLTTESKADFDKLKENKSKRLDQVEGDDRNSPYYLYAQAEINLQWALIRGRYGEYFTAAREIKKANGLLQDNVKKFPGFHLNAKGLGVINAFLGNLPDGMLKSTLATFGIRGNLQTGMNMLDNLAENLPKSTYEPFYEEVIFYYVFVLNDIAHSPSAYQKTMKYTGRIADSSLLKAYLKASVCAKTGHNAEAIQILLNRPSGNYYEPFPYLDLLLGKAMLNKLDYSATTYFNLFLLHNKGVNYIKDANLHLAWSSLLKGDTGAYSAFITKVKTAGYTYQEKDKQALNEANSPVPDVPLLKARLLFDGGYYSKGLEILSGKKESDYTVRRDRAEYYYRLGRINDELGKDGVALSNYQLAIDAGRMLKYYFAANSALQMGKIYERQKNYSKAKASFNTAIQMKNHEYESSIETQAKAGLNRIK; encoded by the coding sequence ATGTCTAAAAGAAAATTTTCTTATGCCAAATATGTTTTTCTAACGCTCTTTTTAACCTGTCCCTTTTCGCTTTTTGCCAATTTTGACTTCAATGCGAATTGTCTAAGGGCTTATCAGAATATTTTCGAGTTAAAATTGACTACAGCAAAGGCGCTGATCGCAAATGAAAAGAAAATAAATCCCAATAATTCTATTATTCCTTTGCTGGAGAATTACATCGATTATTTTCATTTGCTGACCACGGAAAGCAAAGCTGATTTTGATAAATTAAAAGAAAATAAGTCAAAACGGCTGGATCAGGTTGAAGGAGACGATAGAAATTCCCCTTACTACTTGTACGCGCAGGCTGAAATCAATCTGCAATGGGCATTGATCAGAGGACGTTATGGAGAGTATTTTACCGCTGCAAGAGAGATAAAAAAGGCAAATGGTCTGTTACAGGACAACGTAAAAAAATTCCCGGGTTTCCATCTGAATGCTAAAGGCCTGGGGGTAATCAATGCTTTCCTGGGTAATTTACCTGATGGAATGCTTAAAAGCACACTGGCTACATTTGGGATCCGGGGCAATTTGCAAACGGGTATGAATATGCTGGATAATCTGGCAGAGAACCTTCCCAAGTCGACCTACGAACCTTTTTATGAAGAGGTTATCTTTTACTATGTGTTTGTGTTGAATGATATCGCTCATAGTCCAAGTGCATACCAGAAAACCATGAAGTATACCGGGCGAATTGCAGATAGCAGTTTGCTAAAAGCATACCTGAAAGCCTCAGTTTGTGCAAAGACCGGACATAATGCCGAAGCCATCCAGATTTTATTGAACAGACCTTCCGGAAATTACTATGAACCCTTTCCTTATCTGGACCTTTTACTGGGGAAAGCAATGCTCAATAAATTGGATTACTCGGCAACTACTTATTTTAATCTGTTTTTACTGCATAATAAGGGCGTGAATTACATTAAAGATGCAAACTTGCACTTAGCTTGGTCTTCCTTGTTAAAAGGCGATACAGGGGCTTATTCTGCGTTTATAACCAAAGTGAAAACTGCAGGTTATACCTATCAGGAAAAAGATAAGCAGGCTCTAAACGAGGCCAATTCTCCTGTGCCAGATGTGCCGTTGTTAAAGGCCCGGCTTTTATTTGATGGCGGTTATTATAGTAAAGGGTTGGAAATCTTATCAGGCAAGAAAGAATCCGATTATACTGTTAGGCGAGACCGGGCAGAGTATTATTATCGTTTGGGCAGGATCAATGATGAATTGGGAAAAGATGGGGTTGCTTTATCCAATTACCAGCTTGCCATAGATGCTGGAAGAATGCTGAAATATTATTTTGCAGCAAATTCTGCTTTACAAATGGGGAAGATTTATGAACGACAGAAAAACTATTCCAAAGCTAAAGCGAGTTTCAATACTGCCATCCAAATGAAAAATCATGAGTATGAAAGCAGTATTGAGACGCAGGCTAAAGCAGGATTAAATCGTATAAAGTAG
- a CDS encoding C4-type zinc ribbon domain-containing protein encodes MEQTVEQKLKALYELQTLHTKIDKIRQIRGELPMEVADLEDEVAGLETRIQKFKGELDDTEDAIVTRKNMIKEAQNLIKKYETQLKDVKNNREYDALTKEVEIQTLEIQVCEKKIREFGFDIVTKNEVYEKALADLESRRKDLDIKRGELQTITSETEKEEQALAKKSEKAETLIEERLLTAYNRLRGNANNGLAVVTIDRDSCSGCFNQIPPQRQLDIRQRKKIIVCEHCGRILVDEALTLEVVPA; translated from the coding sequence ATGGAACAAACTGTAGAGCAAAAGCTAAAAGCTTTATACGAATTACAAACCCTGCATACTAAGATCGATAAAATACGTCAAATACGTGGTGAATTACCAATGGAAGTTGCCGATTTAGAGGACGAAGTTGCTGGCCTGGAAACACGTATACAAAAATTCAAAGGCGAATTGGATGATACTGAAGATGCCATTGTAACACGTAAAAATATGATCAAAGAAGCTCAGAACTTGATCAAAAAATATGAGACCCAGTTAAAAGATGTTAAAAACAACCGTGAGTATGATGCCTTAACTAAAGAGGTCGAGATACAAACGCTTGAAATCCAGGTTTGCGAGAAAAAAATCAGAGAGTTTGGTTTTGATATTGTGACTAAAAATGAGGTTTATGAAAAAGCACTTGCCGATTTAGAGTCAAGAAGAAAAGATCTTGATATCAAAAGAGGAGAGTTACAAACCATTACTTCTGAAACGGAAAAAGAAGAGCAGGCATTAGCTAAAAAATCTGAAAAAGCAGAAACACTAATCGAAGAAAGGCTTTTAACAGCTTACAATAGATTAAGAGGAAACGCAAATAACGGATTGGCAGTCGTAACGATTGACCGTGATTCATGTTCTGGATGTTTCAACCAGATCCCACCTCAACGTCAGCTTGACATTCGTCAACGTAAAAAAATCATTGTTTGTGAGCACTGTGGAAGAATCCTTGTTGATGAAGCCCTTACACTTGAAGTTGTTCCTGCATAA
- a CDS encoding Nif3-like dinuclear metal center hexameric protein: protein MRLSVLIKHLEAFAPLNYQEDYDNSGLLIGEPEMDVHAALVALDCTEAIVDEAIEQNCNLIITHHPIVFKGLKKITGKTYVERVVLKAIKNNIALYAIHTNLDHVKHGVNGVIAKRLGLKNAKILSPKRALLKKLVTFCPVAQAAELRNALFAAGAGEIGNYSECSFNANGTGTFNGNEDTDPYVGEQGLRHHEQEIRIETIFTVQDERKILLALLENHPYEEVAYDIYPLENKLDTVGAGMIGWLEEGIEGRAFLNLVKDRMDAVVIRHTGLLPKKIRKVAVCGGSGSFLLKEAIAAGADAFVTADFKYHEFFDADEKLVIADIGHFESEQFTSDLLIDIIQEKFPNFAIRLTEHNTNPINYFI, encoded by the coding sequence ATGAGGTTATCCGTTTTAATAAAACATCTGGAAGCATTTGCTCCGCTGAACTATCAGGAAGACTATGATAATTCAGGTTTGCTAATCGGCGAGCCGGAAATGGATGTTCATGCTGCGTTGGTTGCATTGGATTGCACAGAGGCCATTGTAGATGAAGCCATTGAGCAAAATTGCAATTTGATCATCACGCATCATCCTATCGTCTTTAAAGGGCTTAAAAAGATTACCGGAAAGACCTATGTAGAACGGGTAGTGCTTAAAGCCATTAAAAATAACATTGCTTTGTATGCGATTCATACGAATCTGGATCATGTGAAGCATGGAGTGAATGGGGTAATTGCAAAAAGACTTGGCCTAAAAAACGCGAAAATACTTAGCCCAAAGCGCGCTTTACTAAAGAAATTGGTTACTTTTTGTCCTGTTGCCCAGGCGGCGGAGCTTAGAAATGCATTGTTTGCTGCGGGAGCGGGTGAAATTGGTAACTATAGTGAGTGCAGTTTTAATGCCAACGGAACAGGTACCTTTAATGGAAATGAAGATACTGATCCCTATGTAGGCGAACAAGGTTTGCGTCATCATGAGCAGGAAATCAGGATCGAAACGATATTTACCGTTCAGGATGAAAGAAAGATTTTGCTGGCCTTACTGGAAAATCATCCTTATGAAGAGGTGGCTTATGATATCTATCCTCTGGAAAATAAACTGGATACAGTTGGCGCAGGAATGATTGGCTGGCTGGAAGAAGGAATAGAAGGGCGTGCATTTCTTAACCTGGTGAAAGACAGAATGGATGCGGTGGTCATCAGACATACCGGGTTGCTGCCAAAAAAAATCCGTAAGGTTGCTGTTTGTGGAGGATCCGGAAGCTTTTTGCTGAAAGAAGCAATTGCTGCGGGAGCGGATGCATTTGTTACCGCGGATTTTAAATACCATGAGTTTTTTGATGCAGATGAAAAATTAGTCATTGCAGATATCGGACACTTTGAAAGTGAACAATTTACATCTGATTTGTTGATAGATATTATTCAAGAAAAATTTCCTAACTTTGCAATCCGTTTAACGGAGCATAACACAAACCCCATAAATTATTTCATTTAA
- a CDS encoding TM2 domain-containing protein, giving the protein MFDSPFMSLPGITPQEYSYLQTATTGFSEQQLRGFLMIYGSKRRNPDDMVLYCILGFFVPGLPRFLVNQIGMGVLYFFTVGLCFIGTIIDLINHKTLAFEYNQRMVFESLQMVKMGNLQ; this is encoded by the coding sequence ATGTTTGATTCACCATTTATGTCATTGCCGGGTATCACACCCCAGGAATATTCGTACTTGCAGACTGCAACTACTGGATTTAGTGAACAACAGTTGAGAGGATTTTTAATGATTTATGGAAGTAAAAGAAGAAATCCGGATGATATGGTATTGTACTGTATATTAGGTTTTTTCGTTCCTGGATTGCCTCGTTTCCTTGTCAACCAAATTGGAATGGGTGTTTTGTATTTCTTTACTGTAGGTTTATGTTTTATAGGAACGATCATCGATTTGATCAACCACAAAACCCTGGCTTTCGAATACAATCAGCGAATGGTTTTTGAAAGTCTGCAAATGGTAAAAATGGGAAATCTTCAATAG
- a CDS encoding DUF2752 domain-containing protein, which yields MKMLNRIPVELIFWITALVLLAAAAPVKHGYIHHFTLCPLANMGFDWCPGCGIGRAITQLFHGNIRESLEQHWFGIPALMIIGHRIIELVNRRIINNRKLKYKEKRYV from the coding sequence TTGAATTGATCTTTTGGATCACGGCCCTGGTATTGCTGGCAGCTGCAGCACCGGTAAAACATGGGTATATTCATCACTTTACGCTTTGCCCGTTGGCAAATATGGGTTTTGACTGGTGTCCGGGATGTGGAATTGGAAGAGCGATCACACAGCTGTTTCATGGAAACATCAGAGAAAGCCTGGAACAGCATTGGTTCGGAATTCCGGCGCTGATGATCATTGGTCATCGGATAATAGAACTGGTTAACAGAAGAATAATTAATAATAGAAAATTAAAATATAAGGAGAAAAGATATGTTTGA